In Persicimonas caeni, a single window of DNA contains:
- a CDS encoding sensor histidine kinase encodes MGRDTPDGGYNTLEARHSQEILESIDAIVWEFDAGDFTTTYVSPQIERILGYSLDHANDEPNLWKEIVHPDDLDAVIATCNRLHDRADRYDFEYRMRTADGEWRWFRDATTVVREDGQPVRFRCILTDITNKHLAQEALERSRERLAYAQQVAKLGDWEWDIHRDTITWSDQCFRIFGLEPQAAGFDFETYQKLLDPKTAEMIRRAVERTLDKGLPYTLEHPITRPDGTRIIVRAYGEPVYDGEELIYLRGTVQDVTARHEVEQLKDKLIALVSHELRTPLTPLVGLISLLSHDEEVLESPRLTHMINMARKNADRLVEVVDAFLEVRALTGEVSDTFTFEEVELYDVLVDALDQRSDLHETHALSVHAPDEPVVITADRERLCAAVAKLLANAEKFSPADSVIEIEISRTVEVARLSIRDHGPGIDDGFRARIFERFSQADGPDTRDYGGVGLGLAIAKTIIDRHDGSIHFEGPDDGGTVAIVELPTAD; translated from the coding sequence GTGGGAAGGGACACGCCAGACGGGGGATACAACACGCTCGAAGCGCGGCATAGCCAGGAGATTCTCGAGTCGATCGATGCCATCGTCTGGGAATTCGACGCGGGCGACTTCACCACCACTTACGTGAGCCCCCAGATCGAGCGGATCTTGGGGTATTCGCTCGATCACGCCAACGACGAACCAAATCTGTGGAAAGAGATCGTCCATCCCGACGACCTCGACGCCGTCATCGCCACGTGCAACAGACTGCACGACCGCGCCGACCGCTACGACTTCGAGTATCGGATGCGCACCGCCGACGGCGAGTGGCGATGGTTTCGTGACGCCACCACCGTGGTGCGCGAAGATGGCCAGCCCGTTCGGTTTCGGTGCATCCTGACTGACATCACCAACAAACACCTCGCCCAAGAGGCGCTCGAGCGCAGCCGAGAGCGACTGGCCTACGCCCAACAAGTCGCCAAGTTGGGCGATTGGGAGTGGGATATCCACCGGGATACGATCACCTGGTCGGACCAATGCTTTCGCATCTTCGGCCTCGAGCCACAGGCGGCCGGGTTCGACTTCGAGACCTATCAGAAGCTGCTCGACCCAAAGACCGCCGAGATGATCCGGCGTGCCGTCGAACGCACGCTCGACAAAGGGCTGCCGTACACCCTCGAGCATCCGATCACTCGACCGGACGGCACCCGAATCATCGTTCGTGCCTACGGTGAGCCAGTCTACGACGGCGAGGAACTCATCTACCTTCGCGGCACCGTCCAAGACGTCACCGCCCGCCACGAAGTCGAGCAACTCAAAGACAAACTCATCGCCCTGGTCAGCCACGAGTTGCGCACCCCGCTGACCCCGCTGGTAGGCCTGATCTCGCTGCTGAGCCACGACGAGGAAGTCCTCGAGAGTCCTCGGCTCACCCACATGATCAACATGGCTCGAAAGAACGCCGACCGGCTCGTCGAGGTCGTCGACGCCTTCTTGGAGGTCCGCGCGCTCACCGGAGAAGTCTCCGACACGTTTACCTTCGAGGAGGTCGAGTTGTACGACGTCCTCGTCGACGCCCTCGACCAACGCAGCGACCTGCACGAGACGCACGCCCTGTCGGTACACGCCCCCGACGAACCTGTGGTGATCACCGCCGACCGCGAGCGTTTGTGCGCCGCGGTCGCCAAGCTGTTGGCCAACGCCGAGAAGTTCTCGCCGGCCGACAGCGTCATCGAGATCGAGATCAGCCGCACCGTCGAAGTGGCGCGGCTGAGCATCCGCGACCACGGCCCCGGCATCGACGACGGCTTTCGTGCCCGCATCTTCGAGCGCTTTTCCCAAGCCGACGGCCCCGACACCCGTGACTACGGCGGCGTGGGCCTGGGGCTAGCCATCGCCAAGACCATCATCGACCGCCACGACGGCTCCATCCACTTTGAAGGGCCCGACGACGGCGGCACCGTCGCCATCGTCGAACTCCCCACCGCCGACTAG
- a CDS encoding CBS domain-containing protein: MSIKDLMTSKPQCASKNTSLQDIAKMMDDCDCGMIPIVEQNGKSNVLGTVTDRDITIRAVSQGKNPLDLNASDVMSGNPICINQDADDNEAEQLMGQHQIRRLIVVDDNNNVVGVLAQADLARNEPQRETGKVVQQISKPSGGQQTRSNR, from the coding sequence ATGAGCATTAAAGACCTGATGACAAGCAAGCCGCAGTGCGCGTCGAAGAACACGTCGCTGCAGGACATCGCCAAGATGATGGACGACTGCGACTGCGGAATGATCCCCATCGTCGAGCAAAACGGAAAATCGAACGTGCTGGGCACGGTCACCGATCGTGACATCACCATCCGTGCGGTCTCGCAGGGCAAAAACCCGCTGGACCTGAACGCCTCGGACGTCATGAGCGGCAACCCCATTTGCATCAACCAGGACGCCGACGACAACGAGGCCGAACAGCTGATGGGCCAACACCAGATCCGCCGGCTTATCGTCGTCGACGACAACAACAACGTCGTGGGAGTGCTCGCCCAGGCCGACCTGGCGCGCAACGAGCCACAGCGTGAGACCGGCAAGGTCGTCCAGCAGATCTCCAAGCCCAGCGGCGGCCAGCAGACCCGCTCGAACCGCTAG
- a CDS encoding mechanosensitive ion channel domain-containing protein: MRLSLRQVTAVWAGALLLVCLTALTASYAQQLPLQEQEADRQQEADKKPEVDAKDAPVDPRAQDDAIRDRLSTIFGTVEELSGVDATVQSGVVRLSGEVPGPESSRRAEELAAGLEGVVYVDNDITEAREFSRRIEPAVDKLGELVGAAVVYLPLFVVGLVILGLFWMLASGVARIDFLFRRLSDRPLVQNIVRQVVSTLVFLSGVILVLEVFDITALVGAVLGTAGVAGVALGFAFRDIGENYLASIFLSLRRPFNHNDHVRIEDFEGKVVRLTTRDTVLMTLDGNHVRVPNSLVFKSVIHNFTRNPRRRLDVTVGVGVNEDLVEARRTGLDALDAMEGVLAEPPPFARVTRLGDSNVEVTWYAWVDQNEYDFLNVQSEARYIVKAALDAAGFDLPEPIYRVNLIDPSKEPAEKLAPKKPAQPAPTSIVNLEAEAEIDDQISEDRQHSDEPDLLEG; the protein is encoded by the coding sequence ATGAGACTCTCCCTACGACAAGTCACCGCCGTGTGGGCCGGCGCTTTGCTGCTGGTATGCCTGACGGCACTGACGGCGTCCTACGCGCAGCAGCTTCCGCTGCAGGAGCAAGAGGCTGACAGGCAGCAGGAAGCTGACAAGAAGCCGGAGGTCGACGCCAAAGACGCTCCGGTCGATCCCCGCGCTCAAGACGACGCCATCCGCGACCGGTTGAGTACGATCTTCGGCACCGTCGAGGAGCTCTCCGGGGTCGACGCGACGGTCCAATCAGGCGTGGTGCGCCTGAGCGGCGAGGTGCCCGGGCCGGAGTCCTCCCGGCGCGCCGAGGAACTGGCCGCCGGCCTCGAGGGCGTGGTCTATGTCGACAACGACATCACCGAGGCGCGCGAGTTCTCCCGGCGCATCGAGCCCGCCGTCGACAAGCTCGGCGAGCTGGTCGGTGCGGCGGTGGTCTACTTGCCCTTATTCGTCGTCGGGCTGGTCATTCTGGGGTTGTTCTGGATGCTGGCGAGCGGCGTCGCCCGCATCGACTTTTTGTTCCGAAGGCTCTCCGACCGGCCGCTCGTCCAGAATATCGTGCGCCAGGTGGTCAGCACGCTGGTGTTCTTGTCGGGCGTCATTCTGGTGTTGGAGGTCTTCGACATCACAGCGCTGGTCGGCGCGGTGCTGGGCACCGCCGGGGTGGCCGGCGTGGCGCTGGGCTTTGCGTTTCGCGACATCGGCGAGAACTACCTCGCTAGCATCTTCTTGAGCCTGCGCCGCCCCTTCAACCATAACGACCACGTGCGCATCGAGGACTTCGAGGGCAAGGTCGTGCGTCTGACCACCCGCGATACGGTGCTCATGACCCTCGATGGGAACCACGTGCGCGTGCCCAATTCGCTGGTCTTCAAGAGCGTCATCCACAACTTCACGCGCAACCCGCGCCGGCGTCTGGACGTCACCGTCGGGGTGGGCGTCAACGAAGACCTGGTCGAAGCGCGGCGCACCGGCCTCGACGCCCTCGATGCGATGGAGGGCGTGCTCGCCGAGCCGCCGCCGTTCGCTCGGGTGACCCGCCTGGGCGACTCGAACGTCGAGGTGACCTGGTACGCTTGGGTCGACCAGAACGAATACGACTTCCTCAACGTGCAGAGCGAGGCCAGATATATCGTCAAGGCCGCGCTCGACGCCGCCGGCTTCGACCTGCCCGAGCCGATCTACCGGGTCAATCTTATTGACCCGAGCAAAGAGCCGGCCGAAAAGCTCGCCCCTAAAAAGCCCGCCCAGCCGGCGCCGACCTCGATCGTCAATCTCGAGGCCGAAGCCGAGATCGACGACCAGATCAGCGAAGACCGCCAGCACTCCGACGAGCCCGATTTGTTGGAAGGATAG
- a CDS encoding ATP-binding protein, which produces MPFRDSEIRLLLQGILAAASAPVCVISQDFTFIAFNDEFRDEFHAAYGVEVEVGTSLAEALAHLPNDQERGLDLWKRALAGEEFTMTSTFGDPQRHRRIYELTYRGLRDESGEQVGAVLFARDLTKQHAAEAARRQSEERFEELADAMPQLVWTARADGTVDYYNQRREEFEGIAYGTEGGWSWSPVVHPDDRAATIDAWEYSVRTGELYEIEHRIKVKDGTYRWYLSRGVPAYDEHGEVVRWYGTATDIEATKRAEITLRHADRRKDEFLAMLGHELRNPLAAIANGVRVVDRGGEPARQALPMVQRHVTQMSRLLDDLLDVTRITRGRLNVERRVQPLAPIIASAVASVRPRSDDFGHTVEVPEVPDVAVDADATRLEQIVTNLLDNAVSYTPPEGRISVWIEPDDDTVTIHVRDTGRGIRREDLEAIFEPFRQGEGKRSRGLGIGLALAKQLVELHEGTIEVRSEGPGQGSEFVVTLPRAQDIPTDALEAHPLPGRLDGLRVLAVDDNVDAAYFMAVLLQDAGSTVELAATGAEGFDKAKNDDFDVVLLDIGLPDMSGRDLVRRLRQLPAYADTRMVAISGYGQDRDIADSLEAGFDAHLAKPVSPEQLRAAILADDPEAIQKSVERHDSALADRNETGNEARPAELLPLIRQLVHDLRSPLSAVEFSSAILEHHADADAPEANLAERLARSSATMSQILERALDMAELEAGSATLDLQPIRLEELSDAVQGVLEAESRVVSRVAVEEGAERKSGRWDRQRLVAAIAHLAARSEPANDVPAVRFKATDDSATIEIVFEEAVPSPSTTREETANYDSLHMDVRYADEVVRAHGGRLDVVVVEDNFVVRMHLPGK; this is translated from the coding sequence ATGCCCTTTCGAGATTCCGAAATTCGACTGCTGCTCCAGGGGATCTTGGCAGCAGCTTCGGCACCGGTGTGCGTCATCTCGCAGGATTTCACGTTCATCGCGTTCAACGACGAATTTCGCGACGAATTTCACGCCGCCTACGGCGTGGAGGTCGAAGTGGGCACCAGTCTCGCCGAGGCATTGGCGCACCTGCCCAATGATCAAGAACGCGGCCTCGACTTGTGGAAGCGCGCCCTGGCCGGCGAAGAGTTCACGATGACCTCGACCTTTGGCGACCCACAGCGCCACCGACGTATCTACGAGTTGACCTACCGCGGCCTGCGCGACGAGAGCGGCGAGCAGGTGGGAGCGGTGCTGTTTGCGCGAGATCTGACCAAGCAGCATGCCGCTGAGGCCGCCCGCCGCCAGAGCGAGGAGAGGTTCGAGGAACTCGCCGACGCCATGCCCCAGCTCGTCTGGACGGCACGAGCTGACGGGACGGTCGACTACTACAATCAACGGCGAGAGGAGTTCGAGGGCATCGCGTACGGCACCGAGGGCGGGTGGAGCTGGAGCCCGGTGGTTCACCCCGACGACCGCGCGGCGACCATCGATGCCTGGGAGTACTCGGTGCGAACCGGTGAGTTGTACGAGATCGAGCACCGGATCAAGGTGAAGGACGGAACCTATCGATGGTACCTGAGCCGCGGCGTCCCCGCGTATGACGAGCACGGCGAGGTCGTGCGCTGGTACGGAACGGCCACCGACATCGAAGCGACCAAGCGCGCCGAGATCACGCTGCGCCACGCAGACCGACGTAAGGACGAGTTCTTGGCGATGCTCGGCCACGAGTTGCGCAATCCGCTGGCGGCCATCGCCAACGGGGTGCGCGTGGTCGATCGCGGCGGCGAGCCGGCGCGTCAGGCGCTTCCGATGGTCCAACGCCACGTCACTCAGATGTCGCGGCTGCTCGACGACCTGCTCGACGTCACTCGCATCACGCGTGGGCGACTCAACGTCGAGCGCCGGGTGCAACCGCTGGCACCGATCATCGCCTCGGCCGTCGCCTCGGTGCGCCCGCGCTCCGACGATTTCGGCCATACCGTCGAGGTCCCCGAGGTGCCCGACGTGGCTGTCGACGCCGACGCCACCCGCCTCGAGCAAATCGTGACAAACCTGCTCGACAACGCCGTCTCCTACACTCCGCCCGAGGGCCGAATCTCAGTGTGGATCGAGCCCGACGACGACACCGTCACCATTCACGTGCGCGACACCGGCCGCGGCATTCGCCGCGAAGATCTCGAGGCCATCTTCGAGCCGTTTCGACAGGGGGAAGGCAAGCGCAGTCGCGGCCTTGGCATCGGCTTGGCGCTGGCCAAGCAACTCGTCGAGCTCCACGAGGGAACTATCGAGGTGCGTAGCGAGGGGCCCGGCCAGGGAAGCGAGTTCGTCGTCACCCTTCCCCGCGCCCAAGATATCCCGACGGACGCGCTCGAGGCCCACCCGCTGCCCGGGCGCCTCGACGGGCTGCGAGTGCTCGCGGTCGACGATAACGTCGACGCGGCCTACTTCATGGCAGTGTTGTTGCAAGATGCCGGCAGCACCGTCGAGCTGGCGGCCACCGGAGCCGAGGGGTTCGACAAAGCCAAGAATGACGACTTCGACGTGGTGCTGCTCGACATTGGCCTGCCCGACATGAGCGGACGCGACCTCGTGCGCCGACTCCGACAACTCCCCGCCTACGCCGACACCCGCATGGTGGCTATCTCCGGGTATGGGCAGGACCGCGACATCGCCGACTCGCTGGAGGCTGGATTCGACGCCCACCTCGCCAAGCCCGTCTCGCCGGAGCAGCTGCGCGCCGCGATTCTCGCGGACGACCCCGAGGCCATCCAGAAGTCCGTCGAGCGACATGATAGCGCCCTCGCAGATCGCAACGAGACTGGCAACGAAGCCCGTCCCGCCGAATTGCTCCCCCTGATACGTCAACTGGTGCACGACCTGCGAAGCCCGTTGAGCGCGGTGGAATTTAGCAGCGCCATCCTCGAGCACCACGCCGACGCCGACGCCCCCGAGGCCAACCTCGCCGAGAGGTTGGCGCGCTCGAGTGCGACGATGAGCCAAATTCTCGAGCGCGCGCTCGACATGGCCGAACTCGAAGCGGGCAGCGCCACGCTCGACCTGCAGCCAATTCGCCTCGAAGAGCTGAGCGATGCAGTCCAGGGCGTTCTCGAAGCCGAGAGCCGCGTGGTGAGTCGAGTCGCCGTCGAGGAGGGAGCCGAGCGAAAGAGCGGTCGTTGGGATCGCCAGCGCCTGGTCGCCGCCATCGCACATCTCGCGGCGCGTTCGGAGCCGGCAAACGATGTGCCGGCCGTGAGATTCAAAGCGACAGACGACAGCGCCACCATCGAAATTGTCTTCGAAGAGGCGGTGCCCTCACCGAGCACGACCCGCGAGGAGACGGCCAACTACGACTCGCTGCACATGGACGTACGCTACGCTGACGAGGTCGTGCGGGCCCATGGGGGGAGACTCGACGTCGTCGTCGTCGAGGACAATTTCGTCGTCCGAATGCACCTTCCCGGTAAATAA
- a CDS encoding aldo/keto reductase has product MKMANDTFDIGGDMTVHRLGFGAMRITGEGIWGWPDDREQAKKLLERVVELGIDFIDTADSYGPEVSEYLLCEALKPYENVHIATKGGLTRLGPREWPRDGRPEHLERAINNSLRRLEVDQIDLYQLHAPDPDVPLEDSLGALKEAQEAGKIRHIGVSNFSVDQIEQAREMVEVVTVQNRYNLGDREHDPVVDYCTEHDIGFIPWYPLNTGELAEDERLEDIAKNYDAKPSQIALAWLLKRSPVMLPIPGTSSIEHLEENTAARDIDLSDEDFETLSQMSD; this is encoded by the coding sequence ATGAAAATGGCAAACGATACATTCGATATCGGCGGCGACATGACGGTGCATCGGCTCGGCTTCGGAGCCATGCGTATCACCGGCGAGGGCATCTGGGGCTGGCCCGACGACCGCGAGCAGGCCAAGAAGTTGCTCGAGCGCGTCGTCGAGCTGGGCATCGACTTTATCGACACGGCCGATTCCTACGGCCCCGAGGTCAGCGAATATCTGTTGTGCGAGGCGCTCAAGCCTTACGAGAACGTCCACATCGCCACCAAGGGCGGGCTGACTCGCCTCGGGCCGCGCGAGTGGCCGCGTGACGGGCGCCCCGAGCATCTCGAGCGCGCCATCAACAACTCGCTTCGGCGCCTCGAGGTCGACCAAATCGACCTGTACCAGCTACACGCCCCCGACCCGGACGTGCCCCTCGAGGACTCGTTGGGCGCGCTCAAAGAGGCGCAGGAGGCCGGCAAGATCCGCCACATCGGTGTGTCGAACTTCTCGGTCGACCAGATCGAACAGGCCCGCGAGATGGTCGAGGTGGTCACGGTGCAAAACCGTTACAATCTGGGCGACCGCGAGCACGACCCGGTCGTCGACTACTGCACCGAGCACGACATCGGGTTCATCCCCTGGTACCCGCTCAACACCGGCGAACTCGCCGAGGACGAGCGCCTCGAAGACATCGCCAAAAACTACGACGCCAAGCCCAGCCAGATCGCGCTGGCCTGGCTGTTGAAGCGCTCGCCGGTGATGCTGCCGATTCCGGGCACCTCCTCCATCGAGCACCTCGAGGAGAATACCGCCGCGCGCGACATCGACTTGAGCGACGAGGACTTCGAGACGCTCAGCCAGATGAGCGATTGA